In Mugil cephalus isolate CIBA_MC_2020 chromosome 19, CIBA_Mcephalus_1.1, whole genome shotgun sequence, the genomic stretch AGTTTTATAGAATTTGTGAACTTAACGATTATGAGATATCTGCGGAGAGATAATCAGGACAGATGAGTCTGGATGGCATTGGCAAGAATGCTAGCTGTGGTGTTAGAACAGAAGCATATTTGCAAACTAACTGCAGTTAGTTTGGTGTCCACAGGGATACTGAATGCAGATGTTCCAAACCACTTGGCTAACAAAATAGAACAATGTCCCTTAGGGTTTAGGATCTTGAgaatttggagtccaggtcagtaccttgtactgttcttcatgtttttttgagtggttcctatagtgtttttgtgtgtgtctgtgtcagactgcatcctgctgaggatggcatgctgccatcatggagtgtcattactatggggtgggggtgcctggtctggtctaggtgggtgctacatgtctttgtaacatccacatgaataccaggtccaaacgtttcccagcagaacactgaaatgtcacaggatggtcaatgttatttacttctcctgtcagtggttttaatgttgctgattggaattttattttccagtgtgACTACTTTGGCAAAAAGGTAATTTGCGTTGCTTCGTGTTATTTTTCAGTCTTGTCACACCCACATGTCAAAGAATGATGGCCTTAAAGATTGAGCCTTGGCTTTCCCCTCATCAGTCAGTGCCTTTGTGTGGTAGTGTTCCAGATTCTGTTTCAAGGTTCAATTTGTTAAATTGTAACTCAACATATTTTTATAACCACAGCTTTGCTGTAGTGTTTTTCGAGACAGGTACAGCTCTgttgtaataatataaataatatcttCTGAtctgaggaataaataaataagtggtAAAATACTGGTCTACTATATTACTacatttccattacatttttttagttGATGAAAGCCAGATTTTAGCAATCAGACATCTCTAATCCCTGTTATGCAACTGAGCCCCATTTTCCTATGGTTAATGACATGGTTAAGTAGCTTCCATgaagatgaaatgttaaaatgcacaCACCAGGATTGGATGATTCAAGGGGTTAAAGGTCTTTTCATATCTTTCATACTcaactcaaactttatttataaagcccCTTTAAGACAACAGCAGCTGATCAAGGTGATCTCAGAGGAAGTCACAGGATATATACAGAGAGAGATAAAAGAtaattaaaaggagaaaacacaatcattaaaaacagtcaataaaaagaaaaagaaaataaaaacattaaacaatgaAAACTACTGTAAATCAATAGAACCACAATGCTTAGATCATATCACAATAATAACATCACTAAATTAAACTCTGACCATCTTGCTGTTTGGTAGTTCCCACAGGGTGCCTCCAGAGGTCAGTCATGACGCAGGCAGCTGGTTGAACAGAAGGTAAacgataaaaaagaaaaatatctctGCGTCCATTTAGAAATATTTCGAACCGATGATACATATGAATGAACAAATCTGTTTGCTCCACTTGCTTCAAAGAAACCCTGAAAAAACCTTCAGTGCTCCTGGAGCACAGCTCTGACAACCCCATCCTTCTGCATGATTTCTCCTTTGGAAATATCATCACCGAAGACTTGGTGAAGATACGCTCAAGCGCAGCAGAAACATACAAGACAAAACAAGGCCTTTTCATTCAGTGTTAAAGTGGTAACATGTGTTGAAAAGGAAATGCTAAGAAAAGTCTAGCTTTACAGTGCTTGCTGAATCGCGGTCATGAAGAACAGTTTGGGCAGTGTTGGGGCCTGAtgtgatccagatgtttttGGAAGGAACAGAGGGAAACGTTCAGAGTTTGAAAGTTTTTCAGTCTGGGCTTTTTTACACTACCACTACAGTGTGTCTGTGGGGACAGATATTACTCACGTTGTGGGGTTATTGATCTGTTTACACAGTCACACTGTAGGTACCTGCTTGGCGGCAAAAAGTCATCCCCATGAGGGAAATCATTCAGTTTTAATGTAAAGGATTAAAGATATTTTTGGTTTACATTGGGTGAAGCCTGAAGGAAATTAATGTAAGTCAGCGTACCGTCTCTGAAGTGATGACAACATGacgggggtgtgtgtgtgtgtgtgtgtgcaaagtttcttttctccacttcCAACGGAGCTCCACCTCTCAGGTTTCACTGTGCTAAAGTTCTAGGCTGGGCGGAATGACGTTCAGTCGTCGTTGTCCAGCATCATTCGTTCCTACAGGACAGCCGATGACTAATCATGTGTTGCCCGGGGCAACAGGAGGAAATCGCCAccagctgcagccaaacaccgCAAAATGTCTCATGTTTCTGGTAGGTTAGTTTCACTTGAAGTGTGCAGCAACATGTTTGAGGATTTAACGTCTGCTCAGCTGGTAAAACAGTTTGTCACAAACCCTGATGAAAGTTAAGGAATTAAAGCATCTTGCACCTTTTTGGATCAGAGTGCTGCTGTCTGCGATCAGGTTTCTAGGGGAATAATCTCCCTCTTTTGCTCGGTGATTGTGCCATCTGAGCCTGTGCATTGCTACCTGGCGAGGTAATATTCTGTAGTGAAAGGAATACAGCAAAGATGTAGCCTCTGATCTTGGGTCTTAAATATTTGCGTAATGACTGGGCATGTTTCAGCTTATCGACTGAGTCCTGTACTAATTTATAATTTACTCAGTTTTGGGGAAAAGGCCTtaaccagaccaggcactcaGTAGTTAGATGATCAAATGTGTTATATAACACTGCctgcagataaataatacacTGCAGGCATTCTGTACAGGCTCCACTGGTATATAATTGAAGTGTCATGTTCAGAATATAAAACCCTTACAAGCTACTGACTGAACTGATGCTGCACCGTCACTCCTCCACCAAGCTATGTCTGGCGATCATGTGTGACACTGGATGTGCTAATGTTGAGTATGTTGCCAGTCAAATGGTgtgacatttgtttgtgtgtttttcacatgGCATGCTAAACACAGTGTGGTCAATACATGCTGATTATTATACATCTTATCTTAAGTAAAGGAAATTATATGTCAGGCAGAttcagtggtggtggtggattcACTGGTGTATAGCGAAAGGTATAACAAGCAGTGGCTTCAGCTAACAGGCTATACTTGGGTAcacttgtgttttcagtttcagataAGATTTGATCAACTTCCACAAGTTGACAGTCAGGTTTGTGTTTCAGTATGAAACTGAGAACTACATTTAGAATGTCCATGAACAAGTTGGTTGAGTCCTCACTGGTTTTTCTATCgcaaattcaaaaaaaaaatgaagttttcTTCAGTGTGGCCAGACCAAATGCTGCGTTGCATTTacctcagaggtcagaggtcggcgCTGGAAATGgcatcacacctgagttatcacGGTTCTAGTTATGGAAGTccgaaaacaagatggccgtgTACACGAAAGCGGTTGCcttgtctgaatataacttgATGGAAACTtgtgttcagtatttacattttttttgagtgcaaaatgaaattaattaaagaaaaaatcttAATATTAACTGATACTATACATGTtgaactaaatttaggctatatCAGTACCCACATTGCAAATTGAACAGAGAACTTGAGCCTagtttttttactagaattagtTGCAGTGCTGAAATCTACAAGCCTACTTGAGGCTGAAATTTATAAAAGTatacaaaagttttaattgtagattaaaaaaaaaaactgcactatTAACACAGTTTGCCACAGTGGTGTTtggcactgttttggttttaccaggctattgttttcaGCCATTGTTAGCGTGACAAGGGCTTGTAGTttccatataacacatgaaaaactgaaacaacatttcaacgtatgtatgtcaaaaaaaaaaggctgtacATCCAATTTAATGCAAGGAAAACAGAAGTGCTTATGAACgcaatattacaggagcttctaattactgtttttaCACGGGGCaaccatcttggtaactcatcTCGGGGGTGGTGAGGGTTCTTCAACTTTCCAAGTAAGAAGTCCGACTTCGGGGGCATTCCACTTGAAAATTCCAACTTGGAATTCcgagaacaaatgaaacatgaaagtagagctcctcctggtgtcacccaggtcataagctccaccttctccatgtTAGAGGATAGATTTGTGTAAGTTAATTATTTGATTCTAtggaaatgatgatgatatagGTATTAAATTACCAGCTGCCATGCCAATAAATCCATAAAGTGGCCCTGTGAGACCCTGAGAGTaggaataaaataactgaataaagtacagtgtataatacaACACTTTAtggtaactggtggaggtagagcagagtgcagcaACAAAAAGGCAAGTGAGGCTTGCGGAAGTGTGTGCAGGTCATCGATGATGCGACTctgtgtggctccactctcagacggTACTgactggctccaaactcacaaaaCAGCGCCACCCGTATCCCCGGGAaagtagcatcagtttggccaacgCAAGGAAGTGGcgacgcattgtccatatttatgtacagtctatggagCAGACAcagtcaaaaaataaacacgcTGGTCTTTTTTATGAAATGGAGGGAATTAGAGATCAGTGCACTGCAATTTAAGAAAACACACTcagataaacaaaacacaagcacattAAGAAACTGTCTCCAGCGATTTGACAACACATACACTGAAAATATTCACAACACCAGCAAATACTGAAACATGCTGCAAGTAGCACAAACAGGAACATCTCCAGGGGACACGTAAaagtgatgaaaaataaatgatgtgacATTATTAATGCCATCAATctgcaaatgaaatgtttatgtgaacTGACCAAGTAACAAAGTGGTAAAAGTTTCATGTGATcaggacattaaaataaaaaacaaacaaatatttcccacacacacaaccagtaGCAACTCAACATGAAGTTCTAAAACAGGACTGCTCCAGATTGATTCCTCACTCTTCAAAGTCGCCTGGAAGTATTTccattgttgtttgtgtttgttgctgaacatttctgtatttgcttGTGGAATGAGTGTTTACAGTGTATGTCTTCTCAAACTGATGAAGACGTTTTCTTACTTTGCCCATGCTTTGTATATTTGCGTGTGTTTTCTTGAGTCAAAGTGCGTTAAGCTAGATTTACTAACATCTGCGATTTACTGTCATATTTAAAAGGATGTAGCTTTTTCAGGCCTCTGATCAGCAACAAAACTTTAATAATACGGTAATCTAGAATTTATTCTGCAATGCAGCAGGTCAACAATAGCTGTTACATTTAGTTTGATACAGTACATTAAATATCCGGCATGTTTGCTGAATTGTTAACTTTGTAATTTACTGTCATAGGTTTGATGCTGATTTTGTCGCACACTACAAAGACTGAGCCAGAAAACTGCTGAGAATCTCTGCAACACTCCTCAATCCTCTAGATTGGGTAACTATTGCTAAtccttcatttatctttttcttgCTTTAGTTGTCTATACAAACTAGCTTGCTAGATTGTGACTGGGTTCACATGTTGGTGATTTGCATATTAGCGTAATCTTTGTAGTGAATCATAACATACTAGTTTAAAGCCTCTTTTTAGccactattaaaaaaaatagtttgaactTTTCTGACGGTTCATTTTCTGATTTCTGGAGGTAATGCCAACAAGTCGTATTTGCACAACTCGAGtcgtattaaaaaaataaagagttaaaaCTCAAATACATTCTTGACAGAGGCACTAATTCTCTCCTGCCCTGTTGATGTGAGTCATATCCTGCCTCCTGCATGCTCCACCCAGTCCCCACCCTTTGCTTAACTACTCTATTATTCCACTAACAAGAACTTGTCTGACGCGGATGAGATTTCTGTTGTCTCCTACACATGTGAAAGGGCAGTAAACAGACCTGATTCTACAGACACCGTCTGTCAGAATGGAGCATGTTACACTTGCATGTTAATGATTACTATTTTAATATACTGACATGCTCAAATCAGCATGATTGCATTCAGCActtttaaccctcctattatctttGGGGTCCATTTGACCCCATTCAGTGTTTAATATCTCTAAATATACGattaacatattaacatatttaaaaaaaaatgttgcttcatatttaataacTTTTCTCATAGAAAACAAGAATACGTACTTAGAAATAGAGAGCCACTTAAACACACCTCTTTCCAATTTAAGGTCAGtcagtgagattttatggtGATCTGCATATTTGGAATAGGATAGGATAGTATAGGACAGGTGTTCTGGATGTATGGGTGGAGTGAGGTGAGGGTTGGTATATTTAAAGAGTTATCAACAAACAAACCTGAAGTACCTGACACGTAAACTTgggaatattttttaataataatcgTGTTCTAGAGcatttctcaaattttcatgacTTGAAATTAACTATTATTAGGAACAGTCTGATCAAACAAAATAGGCGTATCAGTTTCCcctgcttccagtctttgtgtTAACTAGGCTAAACATGACCTGGAGGTAGGTTGgtatgtaggaaaaaaaaaaaaaaggatctgaCATCATATCTAGTGTTGCCAGATACTGCTGATGGCTTCCAGCTTAAAAGCTGTCTAATGGCAATACAATAGGCATATTCCTttttgcacaaacacagcacattcACTGTTGTCTGTCGCACACTCAAGCACAGCTGAATTTATGAGATCCTACTTATGGACCTTTGCAGAACAGGCTGTCCTGTCTGAAGCAGTCTCCTGAGTCTGAGTGACTCAGGAGATGAAGATGCTTCTGCCTTGGAAGGAATaaatgcactttgtttttttacgaaTTTGCACTGAAAAGTAATCAGAAAAACGGCCAAACTGAGCCCAAATTTTGTTCACCCATCCAACACTATTttaatatgtgaaaataaaattcaaaaccacCTGGTACTCTCTGATCTGACACGGGTAATAAAGTGTTAGTGATGTCAGATGTGTTGGCCACCAGTAGGTGTCAGTAAAGCTTAAATGTTTGAACTCTTATTTGTGGCTGGTAGTAATTTGGTTCTGTGCTACAGAAGAGAACATGTTCTCCTCATGTTGTTGTCTCAGCTCTGGACAGGTTCGTGTTGTAGCTGTGTGGCTGGGCAGCCTGGCTGCCCCCCTGCCTCCAGATGAATGAAGAACACTccgggacacagagacacagctgatacaggtcagaggtcaccgcCGCTACCATCACACGCAGCAACAAGCAGGAAGGATgtttaacaacacaaacatactTTTAGAGGTTTAAACTCACTGCCAGATGTATTCCAACAGAGTCCACTGTGATGAATTGTCATTGTGATATGTTCAAAGATACAGCTGTGTGGGATATTTGACTGTTGGTttaacaaatgcaaatatttctACGACCATTGTCACAATTGTCCCTGGGTGCTTTGCATTGATGCCTACTGCTCAAAagactttacagtcacaatgacacatctacaTCCAGTTCATTCAGTTCAGTGGACTGCTCAAGCCACTCAAACcaccctctggtttgtggacaactcgctctacctactgagctaCAGATGCCTCTAAATCTAAGCAGAGTGGCAGCTGAGTGAAAagtttagattagtttagaAAATAACAGTATGGGAATCATAATCCTTTTAGAATATAGTGCCAAGGGATTAAAAGTTGTTATAAATTTGGCTGCTAAATATTATGTGGCAGCTGTGTGGCATTCTGTGTTAGTTCATGCACAAAGTACCTCACCCAAGGCCGGCAAGAGCAAAAATCCATCAGAGAAATCAAAGGTAGTTCAGTTTTGTAGCTGGTAGATGAAGGAGTGGAGAGGCTGTAAATCACATGACCTCACAGCACATCAAGTATGCTCTCCATTATGTAGGCAAACAACTTTTCATGCCAACAACAGAGAGAAGACGTGTGAGCAGAACATCAAAGAATTCACCACTAGATGTAGGTCAGCCTCAAAAACAGACCATACCACACTTCaccaaaacatccaaaaataaacagctaCATTTCTGGATGAAAGAAAAATCCGCCTCCTAAACTTTGATCTGATGTGTAAAAAATGGTGGTCCTTGAGGATGGGTGGCTGCCAGCCAAACCGGCAAACTGGCACACACTTCACTGCTGACTGAAACAGCAAGATGAATGTAGAGGAACAAACTCATTTGACTTTATGTCACCTTAAATACAGGGCTGAAGCAACCAAAGAGCTTTTAAAGATAGATAACTGGTTTTAGAGAGGCGAGAGATGAAGGTGTCTGAAGTGAAGGTTTGAGAGCATCACCAGGAACGCAACAAAAGCATCTGCTGATGTCCGGGCTTTTGAGCCCTTAAGGTTACTTAATATGTTTTTCACTGGAAATAATCCACTCTAAGCAGTTCTGTTTCACTACACATCGTGTACATTCAGTCATGATATTTGTTATATCTGGACAGACTTCCTCCTGATTGAGTTGGTCTACTACCTTGAGGCGGTTATGATACTTTCAAACTGAATGAGCACAAGCACAGaacctgaacaaaaacatatccAAATACTTGGTATACATGACAATGTAAGACAAATTACAGCATTGCAGACAAAAATATAGCCCATATAAGGTCAATGTTAATGTTGATTACCACAGACCTGATATATGCTGTGGCTTTTTGATGGTAGATTGCATGGTATAATGTTTGTCTGTGCATGTATGGCATAGGGAATGGCCCATCAGTATGTAAATACCTGggagtgtttttaaaaatagtcaTCAGATCTGCTGTAAATATGCACAGAACCCATCACATCTTTCTTTAGTAAATGTGCtgtgacttgtttttttctcctcagggcatgcaggtgtttctgcaaacatgatgaagaaaaagaatcCACACAAGTGAGTTAGGACGCTTTgcagcttcatttatttttgttaaggCAGAAACACTTGGTCCCACATTAGATCACCTGCCAAATGCAACTCCACTTTCGGATAGTGTTGactgttatttcatttcagaaagcaTAAGAGCAGTCTGGGTCCGACTACCAAAGTGCTGTCGCAACCACGACGCAACATCGTTGGCTGCAGGATCCAACATGTCTGGAAGGACGGAGGAGGACACGTGATCTGGAAAGGAACCGTACTTGACCAGGTAAATTTAGGGTCGAATAATTTAATGATTGCCATAAGGTTCACTAGATTCCCTAGATAGAAGAACAGATGGGGTGAGAAGCttgttttatgtatatttttgtccACCAGGTGCCAGTGAACCCATCTCTCTATTTAATAAAGTATGATGGATTCGACTGTGTTTATGGACTGGAGCTTCATAAAGATGAGAGGGTTCAAGGACTGGAAGTTCTGCCTGATAGGCTGGGTAAGACTGAACTTGAACAGACAAGCTATTTACTGAAACCCAAATGTTTAGATTTTAGAACATCTAAAACAGcttagagcaggggtgtcaaactcattttggttCAGGCGCAaaatacagcccaatttgatctcaaggtgTATCAGACAGTTAACATGACAGCATAAcaacctataaataaataaggacaTAAATAAGGACAACTTCAAAATTTcacctttgttttagtgcttaagaaaaatatgtgcaatTTCTGCACAGTGcttccatctgctgtttagttctgggtctcagtgttgttgtGTGCGACCCCTAACAAACCCCTGGACAAATTGAGAATAGCATTTTATCGAAAAATTACAGTTAAcgtcttcagtgtaatttttcgCACTTCACAATTTAATCCTGCGGGGCAGTTTTGGCCCTATGggtcgtatgtttgacacccctggctTAGACTAAGGAGTTGTGTACCTCAGATGCCCTAGAACAACAAATCCTCACAAATTTGGCACAGGATGGAAAGTGATTTCAGTCTTGACTTGAATCTTCGTCCCCACAGCCAAATCTCGCCTGACAGACGTCAACCTGGCAGATACAATGATAGGCAAAGCTGTGGAGCACATGTTTGAGACAGAGGAGGGTCCaaaggaggagtggagggggaTGGTGCTGGCCCGGGCTCCCATCATGACCACATGGTTCTACATCACCTACGAGAAAGATCCCGTCCTATACATGTACCAGCTGCTGGATGACTATAAAGAAGGAGACCTCCGTATTATGCCTGACTCCAGTGAGTGAAGTtatgttcttttcattttttattttattttttttaaattggtggTGGTGACATAGAACAACATTGTGGAATACACAAGGaatcactgttttattttgtggctTGGCTGTCTCTCTGCAGACGACAGTGTCCCAACGGAGAGGGAACCTGGAGAGGTGGTGGACAGCCTGGTGGGTAAACAGGTGGAGTACGCCAAAGAGGACGGCGGAAAACGAACGGGCATGGTCATCCACCAGGTGGAGGCCAAACCGTCCGTCTACTTCATCAAGTTTGATGACGACTTCCTCATTTACGTGTACGACCTGGTCAAGACATCATAAGACTTTGCAGACCTCCTGAGGCCCCCCTCCTTCTACgtgacagaaacaaaatgaagcaCTTGTTGAAACATCTGAAGCATTCAACCCAGCACTTGTTCCTTGCACCATGAAAGACAAGAATAGACTCAGAAAaagatttttcaaaatgaaaacagataagaAGACAATTTATCACAATCAACCTTTTTTCCCATCTGGGAATATTTAAGATGGAAGTCCTTCTTTAAACCCTGaaaatagagtaaaaaaaaacttccatgGTTTTAT encodes the following:
- the LOC124996298 gene encoding spindlin-1; this translates as MKNTPGHRDTADTGHAGVSANMMKKKNPHKKHKSSLGPTTKVLSQPRRNIVGCRIQHVWKDGGGHVIWKGTVLDQVPVNPSLYLIKYDGFDCVYGLELHKDERVQGLEVLPDRLAKSRLTDVNLADTMIGKAVEHMFETEEGPKEEWRGMVLARAPIMTTWFYITYEKDPVLYMYQLLDDYKEGDLRIMPDSNDSVPTEREPGEVVDSLVGKQVEYAKEDGGKRTGMVIHQVEAKPSVYFIKFDDDFLIYVYDLVKTS